The genomic window CGCTGCGCACCGGCCGGTAGCCCGCTGCTGACAGTCAATAGATCTACACCCGGTCCACTAACGAAACGTTCGTATTGGCGTGGCAAGCTACGCTCTGCCGGCAACCGGGTCAACGGGTACGGAGCAGCTATGACGAACTCCGGCGTCGCGGCGCTGTGGGTGGTCCGCCACGGCGAGAGCACCGGCAACGTCGCGCGCGATCGCGCCGAGCGATCCGGCGCGACGACGATCGACATCGACGTCCGCGACGCCGACGTACCGCTGTCGGAGACCGGCCGCCGCCAGGCGGCGGACCTGCGCCGGTGGCTCGACCAGGTGCCCGCGGACCGCCGGCCGGACGCCGTGTTGTCCTCGCCGTACCGGCGGGCGGTCGAGACGGCGGAGATCGCAGCGGCCGGGATCGAGGCGGGCAGGATCTTGACCGACGAGCGGCTGCGCGACCGCGAGCTCGGAGTGCTGGATCTGCTCACCTCGCTCGGCGTCGCCGAGCTCCATCCGGACGAGGCGGCCCGCAAGCGGCGACTCGGGCGGCTCTACCACCGCCCGGCCGGGGGCGAGTCGTGGTCCGACGTGGCGCTACGGCTGCGTAGCGTGCTCGCCGACATCGACCGCCGCTACCCGGGACGGCGGCTGATGGTCTTCACCCACGAGGCGGTCGTGCTGATCATCCGCTACATCGTCGAGGACCTGTCCGAGTCGCAACTGGTCGATTTGGCGGCGTCGACGATGCTGCCCAACACGGCAGTGTCGGTCTTCGAACGCGACGCGTCCGGTCTGCGCGCCACCAGTTTCGGCCGGACACCCCACCTTCGCCCCGCGTCGGCTGACGGCTAGAGCGGCGCCGGCTCCTGCGGGTTCGGCGGGTGGAGGACGGCGAACGCGTCGGTGATCTCCAGCGTGCGGGACCGGAACCGGAAGAGGGCGGCCGGTCTACCACCGCTGCGGCCCGGTGTCGTGGACCGACCGGTGGGCTCGATCTGCTTACGGCGCAGCAGGATCCGCTGCAGGTTGGTGGGCGCGACCTCGTATCCCATCGCCGCCCGGTAATAGCCGGCCAACTCGGACATGGTGAAGGTTGGAGGAGCAAGGGCGAAGCCGAGGTTGGTGTAGGACATCTTCGATCGCAGACGGCGCAGTCCCGACGCCACGATCGTCGCGTGGTCGAACGCCATCCGGGGCAGGTGCGACACGCGGTGCCACCGGGTGTCGTCCGGGATCTCCGGGTCGGCGTCGGCGGGGATCAGGCCGACATAGCCGGTCGCCACCACCCGGCGGCCGGGGAACCGGTCCGGTGCGCCGCGGGTGTCGAGCTGCTCGAGGTGTGTGAGCTCGCGCACATCGACCTTGCTCGCCAACTGCCGCCGGATCGAGTCGTCGAGGCCTTCGTCCGGGGCGAGCGCTCCGCCGGGCAGCGACCAGCGGCCCGCGTGCGGCTCGCGTGCCCGCCGCCATAGCAGGACGGACAACTCATCGGAGCGGATCTGGAACACGACGGCGAGTACCTCATGGCCCCCGGGGGTCTCACGGCTGACGGCAGACATCGAGGTGATGGTATCCTCGAATTGAAGTTTTCGCTCACTAGACGAAAACCAGACCGCGAGGAACGTGATGTCAGCCATCACCGTCGAGGTCGAGCGCGGAGCTCGGCCCGCCAGCTGGTCCGCCGAGATACGCCGCCTTGCCCGCGAGCGCGACGCCGTGATCCTGGCCCACAACTATCAGCGTCCGGAGATCCAGGACGTCGCCGACCACGTCGGCGACTCGCTGGCCCTCTCCCGGATCGCCGCGGAGGCGACCGAGAGCACCATCGTCTTCTGCGGCGTGCACTTCATGGCCGAGACCGCCAAGCTGCTCTCCCCGGACAAGACCGTGCTCATCCCGGATCCGGCCGCCGGCTGCTCGCTCGCCGACACCATCGACGCCGACCAACTGCGCGCCTGGAAGGCCGAGCACCCGGGCGCCGTCGTCGTCGCCTACGTCAACACCTCGGCCGCGGTGAAGGCCGAGAGCGACGTGTGCTGCACCTCGTCCAACGCCGCGGACGTCGTACGGTCGATCCCCGAAGACCGGGAGATCCTCTTCCTGCCCGACCAGTTCCTCGGCGCACACGTGCAGCGGGTGACCGGACGCGCCAACATCCACGTCTGGGCGGGGGAGTGCCACGTCCACGCCGGCATCAACGGCGCCGATCTGCGCGAGCGGGTCGAGGCCGAGCCGGACGCCGAGCTGCTCGTGCACCCGGAGTGCGGGTGTGCGACGTCGGCGCTGTACCTGGTCGGTGCCGGCGCCGTTCCGGCCGACCGGGTGAAGGTGCTATCGACCGGCGGGATGCTCGAGGAGGCCCGGCGTACCAAGGCGAACCGGGTGCTGGTCGCGACCGAGACCGGCATGTTGCACCAGCTGCGGCAGGTCAACCCGGGCGCCGATTTCGCCGCGGTCAACGACCGCGCGGTCTGCCGGTTCATGAAGATGATCACCGCCGAGAAGCTCCTGCACAGCCTGCGTACCGGTAAGTACGAGGTGACGATCCCGGACGACGTCGCCGTGCGCGCCCGCGGTGCCGTCGAGGCGATGATCACGATCGGCTCGCCGTCGGCGGGTGGGGAGTGACCACACCGCTCGTGGCGCGGCTGGCCGCGCCCGAGCCCTCCTGGAGCCGCACCGCGGACGTCGTCGTGGTCGGCTCGGGCGTGGCCGGTCTCGGCGCCGCGCGGCTGCTCGCCCGCGCCGGACGTCGGGTCGTCGTGGTCAGCAAGTCGGTGTTGACGGCGGGGAGCACGACCTGGGCGCAGGGCGGCGTCGCGACCGCCGTCGGCATCGGTGACTCGCCCGACCAGCATCTGCGCGACACCCTCGTGGCCGGAGCGGGGCTGTGCGACGAGGACGCGGTCCGGGTGCTCGTCGAGGAAGGCCCCGCGGCGGTGAGTGCGCTGCTCGCCGACGGCGCGCAGTTCGATCGCGGTGCCGACGGGCAACTGGAGTTCGGCCGCGAGGGAGGGCATTCGCGGGCCCGCATCGTGCACGCCGGCGGCGACGCCACCGGCCGGGAGATTCAGCGCACGCTCGAGGAGACCGTGCGGCACGCGGACCGCGTCGAGGTGATCGAGCACGCGTTCGCTCTCGACATTCAGCACGACGCGAGCGGCGCAGTGGCCGGGCTGACGATCGGGCTCGTCGATCAGGCCGGGCGCTGCACATCGGTCGGGGCCTTGCGCACCGGCGCCGTCGTCCTGGCGACCGGCGGATCGGGCCAGGTCTATGCCAGTACGACCAACCCGGACGTCAGCACCGGGGACGGCGTAGGGCTGGCGCTGCGGGCCGGTGCGTGCGTCACCGACCTCGAGTTCGTGCAGTTCCATCCCACCGTGCTGTGGCTCGGGCCGGGTGCCCGCGGCCGGCAGCTGCTCGTCACCGAGGCGGTGCGCGGCGAGGGGGCGACGCTGGTCGACGCCACCGGAGCGTCGGTGATGGACGGCGTACATCCGCTGCGCGACCTCGCCCCCCGCGACGTCGTCGCCCTTGCGATGGCGCGCCGGATGGCCGAGGCACCGGGCGGGGTCGGCGATCACCTCTTCCTCGACGCCCGCGGCATCGGCGCCGACGACCTGCTCCGCCGCTTCCCGACCGTGATCGCCGGCTGCCGCGCGGCGGGCATCGATCCGGTGCACGACCTGATCCCGGTGGCGCCGGCCGCACATTTCGCCTGCGGCGGCGTGCGCGCCGACATGAGCGGCCGCACCTCGGTGCCCGGGCTGTACGCCGTCGGCGAGGTGGCCTGCACCGGCGTACACGGGGCTAATCGGCTGGCCTCCAACAGCCTGGTCGAGGGTCTGGTCGGCGCGACCCGGCTCGCGGCGGAATTGGCCGACCAGGTGCGCGCACCCGGCGCGGCAGAGCCGTCTGTGGCCCGGGCCGGCGCGGTCGATCCCGCCTGGCGACTCGACCTCTCTGTCGCGATGTCGCGGGACCTCGGCGTACGCCGCACTCCCGACGGGATGGCCGAGGCGGCGCGGCTGCTCGAGAAGGTTCCGACCGACGCCGCGCCCGACCGCGCCTCCTGGGAGGCGACCAGCCTGCATACGGTCGCGGCAGCCGTGGTCGCGGCGGCCTCGATACGTACCGAGAGTCGGGGGTGCCACAGTCGCGAGGACGTCCCGGTCGCGCGCGACGAGTGGCGTCGGCACATCGTGTCCACAATGGCCAGCGATGGCGAGCTACGACAGGAGATCGGAGCGTAATGCTGTCCGCAGAGGTGGCGAAGGTGGTCGTGGCCGCCGACCTCGATGTCGACGACGTGGTCCGCGTCGCCCGACTCGCACTCGACGAGGACCTCGCCGGCGGCGTCGACGTCACGACGACCGCGACGGTGCCCGAAGGTCATCGCAGTGTCGGCGACCTGACCGCCCGCATGCCCGGCGTCGTCGCCGGGATCCCCGTGGCGATGGCGGTTTTCGACCTCTGCTTCGGCGGAACCGGCACTG from Mycobacteriales bacterium includes these protein-coding regions:
- a CDS encoding L-aspartate oxidase, encoding MTTPLVARLAAPEPSWSRTADVVVVGSGVAGLGAARLLARAGRRVVVVSKSVLTAGSTTWAQGGVATAVGIGDSPDQHLRDTLVAGAGLCDEDAVRVLVEEGPAAVSALLADGAQFDRGADGQLEFGREGGHSRARIVHAGGDATGREIQRTLEETVRHADRVEVIEHAFALDIQHDASGAVAGLTIGLVDQAGRCTSVGALRTGAVVLATGGSGQVYASTTNPDVSTGDGVGLALRAGACVTDLEFVQFHPTVLWLGPGARGRQLLVTEAVRGEGATLVDATGASVMDGVHPLRDLAPRDVVALAMARRMAEAPGGVGDHLFLDARGIGADDLLRRFPTVIAGCRAAGIDPVHDLIPVAPAAHFACGGVRADMSGRTSVPGLYAVGEVACTGVHGANRLASNSLVEGLVGATRLAAELADQVRAPGAAEPSVARAGAVDPAWRLDLSVAMSRDLGVRRTPDGMAEAARLLEKVPTDAAPDRASWEATSLHTVAAAVVAAASIRTESRGCHSREDVPVARDEWRRHIVSTMASDGELRQEIGA
- a CDS encoding NUDIX domain-containing protein, with product MSAVSRETPGGHEVLAVVFQIRSDELSVLLWRRAREPHAGRWSLPGGALAPDEGLDDSIRRQLASKVDVRELTHLEQLDTRGAPDRFPGRRVVATGYVGLIPADADPEIPDDTRWHRVSHLPRMAFDHATIVASGLRRLRSKMSYTNLGFALAPPTFTMSELAGYYRAAMGYEVAPTNLQRILLRRKQIEPTGRSTTPGRSGGRPAALFRFRSRTLEITDAFAVLHPPNPQEPAPL
- the nadA gene encoding quinolinate synthase NadA; this encodes MSAITVEVERGARPASWSAEIRRLARERDAVILAHNYQRPEIQDVADHVGDSLALSRIAAEATESTIVFCGVHFMAETAKLLSPDKTVLIPDPAAGCSLADTIDADQLRAWKAEHPGAVVVAYVNTSAAVKAESDVCCTSSNAADVVRSIPEDREILFLPDQFLGAHVQRVTGRANIHVWAGECHVHAGINGADLRERVEAEPDAELLVHPECGCATSALYLVGAGAVPADRVKVLSTGGMLEEARRTKANRVLVATETGMLHQLRQVNPGADFAAVNDRAVCRFMKMITAEKLLHSLRTGKYEVTIPDDVAVRARGAVEAMITIGSPSAGGE
- a CDS encoding histidine phosphatase family protein, with the protein product MTNSGVAALWVVRHGESTGNVARDRAERSGATTIDIDVRDADVPLSETGRRQAADLRRWLDQVPADRRPDAVLSSPYRRAVETAEIAAAGIEAGRILTDERLRDRELGVLDLLTSLGVAELHPDEAARKRRLGRLYHRPAGGESWSDVALRLRSVLADIDRRYPGRRLMVFTHEAVVLIIRYIVEDLSESQLVDLAASTMLPNTAVSVFERDASGLRATSFGRTPHLRPASADG